The following coding sequences lie in one Carcharodon carcharias isolate sCarCar2 chromosome 5, sCarCar2.pri, whole genome shotgun sequence genomic window:
- the LOC121277727 gene encoding histone H2B-like, producing MVPGIRDSYVEEQEKQGFVSLEQGRLRASRKASKQLLTKVTKKPPKRRRKSHKQSYSTYMCRVLTQVHPPTRFSSKAMSVMSSFAVDIFECITSKASHLIHYNKCHTISAWEIQIAICLMLPGKLDKHGVSEGTKAVTKYTNSILAIHSKDYGPDIYNPAANYELQAPLSNLS from the exons atggtaccagggataagGGACAGTTATGTGGAGGAACAAGAGAAACAAGGCTTTGTatccttagagcagggaagg CTAAGGGCATCCCGCAAGGCATCGAAGCAGTTgctgactaaagtcaccaagaagccgcCTAAGAGGCGGAGGAAATCTcacaagcagagctattccacttacATGTGCAGGGTGCTGACTCAGGTCCACCCTCCCACCAGGTTCTCATCCAAAGCCATGAGTGTTATGAGTTCCTTCGCTGTCGACATTTTTGAGTGCATCACCTCCAAGGCttcgcacctcattcactacaacaagtGCCACACCATTTCAGCCTGGGAGATCCAGATCGCCATCTGCCTCATGTTGCCAGGGAAACTGGACAAACATGGTGTCTCCGAAGGCACAAAAGcggtcaccaaatacaccaactccaTTTTGGCCATTCATTCTAAAGATTATGGACCCGACATCTACAACCCCGCTGCCAACTATGAGCTCCAGGCAcccctctccaatctctcctaG